A genomic stretch from Oscarella lobularis chromosome 11, ooOscLobu1.1, whole genome shotgun sequence includes:
- the LOC136193035 gene encoding uncharacterized protein has protein sequence MDYACEHCGAKKWLREPPSMCCSNGKVILQPLPQPPILLKRLLCNTDPQSIRFRSHTRAYNSCFQMTSFGAKNIVRYPGYMPTFKIQGQVYHSVGSVTPPSHQQPCFLQIYFIENYEQQALRRVAIQSDAVRHIIDRTLLAQLQSMLHIVNPYIRDFKTAFEKGLINDSHKIVIRADKRPPGQHPRRYNAPSCSEIAALLINENAGHRDIVLHAKDDKIHRVSETNRAYDSWQYPLLFPRGEDGYHLETYLSNPQTKRPTSKKMSPLQFYAYRLMQRENEFNILHRSGPLSHQFIVDAYAKIESERLSFIRYSQDTLRVDKYSRLRDTVHRADDVESIGRTVVLPSTFTGSPRYMHERFQDTMTYVRKFGAPDLFTTMTCNPRCSEIENELFEGQSPADRQDITARVFKQKVEKLMDLMDHKEIFGKVRCHAYAIQWQKRGLPHIHLLTWLYEKVRPDDIDKVISAELPDPEADPILYELVKKHMVHGPCGERNMSSPCMENGRREKTVILFTDVVLPIKEVTPQN, from the exons ATGGACTACGCTTGCGAGCACTGCGGTGCCAAAAAATGGCTTCGCGAACCGCCATCCATGTGCTGTTCTAACGGAAAAGTCATTTTGCAACCACTTCCCCAACCACCGATTCTTCTGAAACGCCTTCTGTGCAATACTGATCCCCAATCTATCCGCTTTCGCTCTCATACTCGCGCGTACAATTCTTGCTTTCAGATGACTTCTTTTGGAGCGAAAAACATCGTTCGCTATCCCGGATACATGCCTACTTTTAAAATACAAGGACAGGTGTATCATTCAGTAGGTTCAGTCACGCCACCCTCTCATCAACAACCCTGCTTCCTGCAAATTTACTTCATAGAGAATTATGAGCAACAGGCTCTCCGACGAGTGGCCATTCAgtccgacgccgttcgacATATCATCGATCGCACTCTGTTAGCGCAGTTACAGAGCATGCTGCACATTGTAAATCCTTACATACGTGATTTCAAAACCGCGTTCGAAAAGGGGCTTATTAACGATAGCCATAAGATTGTCATTCGTGCTGACAAACGTCCCCCTGGTCAACATCCGCGAAGATACAACGCCCCCAGCTGCTCCGAAATTGCCGCGTTACTAATCAATGAGAACGCGGGTCACAGAGACATTGTACTTCATGCTAAAGATGACAAAATCCATCGTGTCTCAGAAACAAACAGAGCATACGACTCCTGGCAATATCCTCTTTTGTTCCCTCGCGGAGAGGACGGTTACCACCTTGAAACGTATTTGTCCAATCCTCAAACAAAGCgcccgacgtcgaagaaaatgagCCCACTTCAATTCTACGCTTATCGACTAATGCAAAGAGAGAACGAGTTCAACATTCTTCACCGAAGCGGACCGCTTTCCCACCAGTTCATTGTTGACGCATACGCTAAAATCGAGTCCGAGAGACTCAGTTTTATTCGTTACAGTCAAGATACCCTACGCGTCGACAAGTACTCTCGACTTCGTGATACGGTTCACCGAGCAGACGATGTTGAAAGCATAGGACGCACTGTCGTACTCCCATCCACCTTTACCGGTTCTCCTAGATACATGCACGAACGCTTTCAGGATACGATGActtacgtcagaaaatttgGAGCTCCTGACCTTTTCACTACCATGACATGCAATCCTCGATGCtccgaaattgaaaatgaactTTTTGAAGGCCAATCTCCCGCCGACCGCCAAGACATCACAGCACGAGTATTCAAgcaaaaagtcgaaaaactCATGGACTTGATGGATCACAAAGAAATCTTCGGCAAAGTCCGTTGCCACGCTTATGCCATACAGTGGCAAAAACGGGGCTTGCCTCATATACACTTGCTAACTTGGCTGTACGAAAAAGTTCGACCCGATGATATTGACAAAGTCATTTCAGCTGAACTACCCGATCCCGAAGCCGACCCCATCCTCTATGAACTGGTAAAAAAGCACATGGTCCACGGACCATGTGGCGAACGGAACATGTCTTCCCCGTGCATGGAAAACGGCAG ACGGGAGAAAACGGTTATCCTCTTTACAGACGTCGTTCTGCCGATCAAGGAGGTAACACCGCAGAACTAA
- the LOC136192607 gene encoding uncharacterized protein, which yields MRTNSLFLLFVFYANVSISASTFFQVMSAQHSPTKSSPRKRPRPQEFDTLSDIFPQQSGYKASVHGVIEVFSGLEDSPGKKFFDGYLGDESGRKRFVGFSPKKAEKIRDLAQNGRPVNFSNAVVQPSRSGDDMEVMITDGTAVWRSPRVFSNQTSLSIAAKDAGPQKIVLSELDGLLPYTKVSFSAGVVNVQSPTATMSGTPVQTITVEDPTGKATVNLWAIHVNTVEIGQCYDFSGLMVKEFGGENTLTTPKHNARIERSKTPVEGVRFSYKKPVSAAATVEGATVASVTDFSSQCVCGDCLNGHMTELRDVKGIGRCNACPTVSLLASCKRRVSAILSINVNSFRLRLHAEGDALRKMANTESEDDVTPVKLIDAKQFTLTYNNQSMTVLNVVRNPDVEMRSLENPKPTSPNRPNPSPNPANPLSAAALPISSSVEDNYLPALEEALNVSEGEGDDV from the exons ATGAGGACGAACagtttgtttcttctttttgtcttttacGCCAACGTATCG ATCTCTGCGTCGACATTTTTTCAAGTCATGTCGGCACAACACTCCCCtacgaagtcgtcgccgcgaaagAGGCCGCGCCCGCAAGAATTCGATACTCTGTCTGATATCTTCCCACAGCAAAGTG GATATAAGGCAAGCGTTCACGGAGTAATCGAAGTTTTCTCGGGTCTCGAAGATTCACCgggcaaaaaattttttgacggtTATTTGGGAGACGAGTCGGGTCGAAAGCGGTTTGTCGGCTTCAGCCccaaaaaagccgaaaagATTCGCGATCTTGCGCAGAACGGTCGCCCAGTCAACTTTTCGAACGCCGTTGTTCAACCGTCACGTTCCGGAGACGACATGGAAGTCATGATAACAGATGGAACCGCCGTCTGGAGATCGCCTCGCGTCTTTTCGAACCAGACATCATTATCGATTGCCGCCAAGGATGCCGGACCGCAAAAGATTGTCCTCAGCGAGCTCGACGGACTTCTACCATACACGAAAGTCTCTTTttccgccggcgtcgtcaacgtccaATCTCCTACAGCTACGATGTCTGGAACACCCGTTCAAACGATTACGGTCGAGGACCCCACGGGAAAAGCCACTGTGAATCTGTGGGCGATCCACGTCAACACGGTCGAAATCGGACAGTGCTACGACTTCAGCGGTCTCATGGTAAAAGAGTTCGGCGGAGAAAACACGTTGACAACTCCGAAACACAACGCTCGCATTGAGCGCTCGAAAACCCCTGTCGAGGGAGTCCGCTTTTCCTACAAGAAGCCTGTTTCGGCTGCTGCAACAGTCGAGGGAGCAACGGTCGCCAGCGTCACAGATTTTTCGTCCCAATGTGTCTGCGGGGATTGCCTGAACGGGCACATGACGGAATTGAGGGATGTGAAAGGTATCGGTCGATGCAACGCCTGTCCGACCGTCTCATTGTTAGCATCTTGCAAGCGCCGCGTCTCGGCTATTCTCAGCATAAACGTCAACTCATTCAGGCTGCGTCTTCACGCAGAAGGCGACGCTTTGCGGAAGATGGCAAATACCGAatccgaagacgacgtgacACCGGTGAAACTGATCGATGCGAAACAGTTCACATTGACATACAACAATCAGTCAATG ACCGTTCTGAACGTTGTTCGCAATCCCGACGTCGAGATGCGATCACTGGAAAATCCTAAGCCGACTTCACCGAATCGTCCGAATCCTTCTCCGAATCCTGCAAATCCTTTGTCTGCGGCTGCTTTGCCGATATCGTCCAGCGTTGAAGACAACTATTTGCCCGCTCTTGAAGAAGCGCTCAACGTtagcgaaggcgaaggcgacgacgtgtgA